One region of Endozoicomonas sp. Mp262 genomic DNA includes:
- a CDS encoding L,D-transpeptidase, which produces MFISVNISQQQLHLHGDDGRMISYPVSTGLNGVGQQEGSGQTPLGKHVIRAKIGRGAPECAVFVGRRWTGEIYSPELAILQPERKDWILTRILWLSGKEVGVNRLGSVDSMRRYIYIHGTPDSSPMGRPESKGCIRMRNKDVIDLFEQVAVGTLIDIVSG; this is translated from the coding sequence GTGTTTATTTCGGTTAATATATCGCAACAGCAATTGCACTTGCATGGGGACGATGGCCGGATGATCAGTTACCCGGTATCCACGGGATTAAATGGTGTAGGTCAGCAGGAAGGCAGTGGACAGACTCCCCTTGGAAAGCATGTTATCAGGGCGAAAATTGGCAGGGGTGCACCGGAGTGTGCGGTGTTTGTCGGTCGCAGGTGGACCGGTGAGATTTATTCACCGGAACTGGCTATCCTTCAACCTGAACGAAAAGACTGGATATTGACACGTATCCTATGGTTAAGCGGCAAAGAGGTGGGTGTTAATCGTCTCGGGTCAGTGGACAGTATGCGGCGGTATATTTATATTCATGGCACCCCGGATAGTTCTCCCATGGGCAGGCCGGAATCAAAGGGCTGCATTCGCATGCGCAATAAGGATGTGATTGATTTGTTTGAGCAGGTAGCTGTAGGAACTCTCATCGATATTGTTTCCGGCTGA
- the lexA gene encoding transcriptional repressor LexA, producing the protein MKLTRRQSEILSLIKSHIEDTGFPPTRAEIAKILGFRSPNAAEEHLRALARKGAIEISPGTSRGIRIPSLPSGLPIIGQVAAGSPVLAEEHIESHLLLNPAFFSPKADFLLRVKGMSMKDVGILDGDLLAVHKTHEARNGQIVVARIDNEVTVKRFEKRKNKVYLHPENNEFETLEIDSNESQFAIEGLSVGVIRN; encoded by the coding sequence ATCAAACTCACTAGACGCCAGTCTGAAATCCTGTCGCTGATAAAAAGCCATATTGAAGATACCGGATTTCCACCAACCCGTGCTGAAATAGCCAAAATCCTGGGCTTCCGCTCCCCCAATGCTGCTGAAGAGCATCTTCGGGCACTGGCCCGTAAAGGTGCCATTGAAATAAGTCCGGGAACATCACGGGGTATCAGAATTCCGTCCTTACCTTCCGGGCTTCCGATTATTGGCCAGGTCGCTGCAGGCAGCCCGGTATTGGCTGAAGAACATATTGAAAGTCACTTATTACTCAATCCGGCTTTTTTTTCTCCAAAAGCGGATTTTCTGCTCCGTGTTAAAGGCATGAGCATGAAAGATGTCGGAATACTTGATGGCGACTTGTTAGCAGTTCATAAAACCCATGAAGCGCGCAATGGCCAAATTGTCGTGGCAAGAATTGATAATGAAGTCACGGTCAAGCGCTTTGAAAAGAGGAAAAACAAAGTCTATCTCCACCCTGAAAACAATGAATTCGAAACACTTGAAATTGATTCCAATGAAAGTCAGTTTGCCATTGAAGGACTGAGCGTCGGAGTCATTCGAAATTAA